One genomic segment of Helianthus annuus cultivar XRQ/B chromosome 14, HanXRQr2.0-SUNRISE, whole genome shotgun sequence includes these proteins:
- the LOC110904353 gene encoding uncharacterized protein LOC110904353 gives MVVNVIKWRPWPPLLSKKFKVKLVVKKMEGGRCDPVHEKDYHNNRAVEIRWKGPKISLTSFRRTVKRNFTREVKVMESNGVVQWDEEFHTICTLSGSKENAFNPWEIGFTVLNGLSAGPKNKIPIIGTASLNLAEFVSAAEEKDLDLTIPLTLSCEATEPHPTLHIQLSLMELRADQEPAEPTQSQSQTSESSSEEKDELSALKAGLRKVKIFTESIRRGRKTSGDDDHDNRSDEGDLSSYPFDSESLEGSEEGELNEVKEDDDAAFRKSFSYGTLAYANCTTGSLYEDGVYYSNRKSDVGCSQNDDSNASVSEPYVIPSQKRVIFPWRKRKMNLRSPKTKGEPLLKKAYAEEGGDDIDFDRRQLSPDQSLAWYMLNNQSSVSEFGDDDFAVGNWEQREIISRDSHMKLRTQVFFASIDQRSERAAGESACTVLVAVIADWFQNNHDHMPIKSQLDSLIREGSLEWRNLCENEIYRTRFPDKHFDLDTILEANLRPLLVVPEKSFIGFFHPEEIQEGSFDFLHGAMSFDTMWDEISRESEPRVYIVSWNDHFFVLKVDSDAYYIIDTLGERLFEGCNQAYILKFDRNTVIYQLPSSESGSDDSNRKSTSEAVEPVKNTIENEVICEGKEACKVYLKCFLAAIPIRELQADMKKGLVSSTPLHHRLQIEFHYTQLQPPPADTSASPDLVPVVATAKPVVT, from the exons ATGGTGGTGAATGTGATCAAATGGAGGCCGTGGCCGCCGCTGCTGTCGAAGAAATTCAAGGTGAAATTGGTGGTGAAGAAGATGGAAGGGGGGAGGTGTGATCCTGTGCATGAGAAGGATTACCATAATAATAGGGCTGTGGAAATTAGGTGGAAGGGCCCCAAGATTAGCTTGACTTCTTTTAGGAGGACTGTCAAGAGGAATTTCACAAGAGAGGTGAAAGTTATGGAGTCAAACGGTGTCGTTCAATGGGATGAAGAGTTTCATACAATTTGTACCCTTTCTGGTTCTAAAGAAAATGCTTTTAATCCTTGGGAGATTGGTTTTACTGTCTTGAAT GGATTAAGCGCAGGACCAAAAAACAAAATTCCTATAATTGGAACAGCATCGTTGAATCTCGCTGAATTTGTTTCTGCCGCCGAAGAAAAAGATCTTGACCTCACCATTCCGCTCACCTTATCATGTGAAGCAACCGAACCTCACCCCACTCTTCAC ATACAACTTAGTTTGATGGAGTTGAGAGCTGATCAGGAGCCAGCAGAACCTacacaaagtcaaagtcaaacatCGGAAAGTTCATCAGAAGAGAAAGACGAGCTTTCTGCACTCAAAGCCGGATTAAGAAAAGTCAAAATCTTTACCGAATCAATTAGGCGAGGAAGAAAAACGTCCGGTGACGATGATCATGATAACAGGAGTGACGAAGGCGATTTATCCTCGTACCCGTTTGATTCCGAATCACTTGAGGGGTCTGAAGAAGGCGAGTTAAACGAAGTCAAAGAAGACGATGACGCAGCGTTCAGGAAATCGTTTAGCTATGGTACATTGGCGTATGCTAATTGTACCACTGGATCCCTTTATGAAGACGGTGTTTATTACAGTAATAGAAAATCTGATGTGGGTTGCTCTCAAAACGATGATTCAAATGCTTCGGTTTCCGAACCGTATGTGATACCTAGTCAAAAACGTGTTATCTTTCCTTGGAGGAAAAGGAAAATGAATTTAAGATCACCGAAAACTAAAGGTGAACCACTTttaaagaaagcatatgctgaaGAAGGCGGTGATGACATTGACTTTGACCGCCGACAGCTAAGCCCTGACCAATCTCTTGCG TGGTATATGTTGAATAACCAATCTTCGGTATCTGAATTTGGGGATGATGATTTTGCTGTCGGAAATTGGGAACAGAGGGAAATAATCAGCCGTGACTCTCACATGAAGCTTCGAACACAAGTTTTCTTTGCTTCAATAGATCAACGGTCTGAACGAGCCGCCGGTGAGAGTGCATGCACCGTCCTAGTGGCAGTCATAGCCGATTGGTTCCAAAATAATCATGATCACATGCCAATTAAGTCCCAACTCGATTCTTTGATCCGTGAAGGCTCGTTAGAATGGAGAAATCTTTGTGAAAATGAAATTTACCGGACCCGCTTTCCCGATAAACACTTCGATCTTGACACCATTCTTGAAGCCAATTTACGTCCTCTATTGGTTGTTCCGGAAAAATCTTTTATCGGGTTTTTCCACCCTGAAGAAATCCAAGAGGGTAGTTTTGACTTTTTGCATGGCGCAATGTCTTTCGATACTATGTGGGATGAGATTAGTCGTGAGTCAGAGCCACGTGTCTACATAGTGAGCTGGAATGACCACTTTTTCGTCTTGAAAGTTGATTCTGACGCATATTATATTATCGATACTTTAGGGGAGAGGCTTTTTGAGGGGTGTAATCAAGCTTATATCTTGAAATTTGACCGAAACACGGTGATTTATCAACTTCCGTCATCCGAATCCGGTTCTGATGATTCTAACAGAAAGTCAACTTCAGAAGCCGTGGAACCGGTCAAGAATACGATCGAAAATGAGGTTATCTGTGAGGGAAAAGAAGCTTGTAAGGTGTATTTAAAATGCTTTTTGGCGGCCATTCCTATTAGAGAACTGCAAGCAGATATGAAAAAAGGTTTAGTTTCTTCAACACCGCTTCATCACAGGCTACAGATCGAGTTTCACTACACTCAGTTACAACCACCACCTGCTGATACATCTGCGAGTCCCGACCTCGTTCCAGTTGTTGCCACAGCAAAGCCGGTTGTCACATAG